One Glycine max cultivar Williams 82 chromosome 3, Glycine_max_v4.0, whole genome shotgun sequence DNA window includes the following coding sequences:
- the LOC100527830 gene encoding DDB1-ASSOCIATED1-like protein isoform X2, with protein sequence MDSLIGNWPSYDPHNFSQLRPSDPSSSSKMMPATYHPTHNRTLPAPDQVISTEAKNILMRHIYQHSEQKLNPKRAASDNLLLPEHGCKQPRVSS encoded by the exons ATGGATTCTCTGATTGGTAATTGGCCATCCTACGATCCTCACAACTTCAGTCAGCTTCGACCTTCCGATCCTTCTAGTTCTTCT AAAATGATGCCGGCCACTTACCATCCTACTCACAACAGGACTCTTCCAGCACCTGATCAAG TGATAAGTACTGAAGCCAAAAACATCCTCATGAGACATATTTATCAGCATTCTGAGCAGAAG TTGAATCCAAAAAGAGCTGCATCTGATAACCTTCTTTTACCAGAGCATGGATGCAAGCAACCTAGGGTTTCCAGCTGA
- the LOC100527830 gene encoding DDB1-ASSOCIATED1-like protein isoform X1, with translation MDSLIGNWPSYDPHNFSQLRPSDPSSSSKMMPATYHPTHNRTLPAPDQVPTVISTEAKNILMRHIYQHSEQKLNPKRAASDNLLLPEHGCKQPRVSS, from the exons ATGGATTCTCTGATTGGTAATTGGCCATCCTACGATCCTCACAACTTCAGTCAGCTTCGACCTTCCGATCCTTCTAGTTCTTCT AAAATGATGCCGGCCACTTACCATCCTACTCACAACAGGACTCTTCCAGCACCTGATCAAG TTCCAACAGTGATAAGTACTGAAGCCAAAAACATCCTCATGAGACATATTTATCAGCATTCTGAGCAGAAG TTGAATCCAAAAAGAGCTGCATCTGATAACCTTCTTTTACCAGAGCATGGATGCAAGCAACCTAGGGTTTCCAGCTGA
- the LOC100800591 gene encoding xylan glycosyltransferase MUCI21, translated as MVHYHRSHQPRKANNTDSIIKDEESQNNITLDCSSSAYYKRTRPKLLSFLFLITFLSCCYVFAPLFLGPSFPLSLLYSPATENDLKQDGVGANDSPCSSVSTGTICCDRSGYRSDVCVMKGDIRTHSASSSVFLYNSRSNNNVSRNFEEELQHEKIKPYTRKWETSVMDTIDELNLISKKVNSGSVGGCDVQHDVPAVFFSNGGYTGNVYHEFNDGIVPLYITSQHFKKKVVFVILEYHNWWIMKYGDILSRLSDFPPIDFQGDNRTHCFTEAIVGLRIHDELTVDSSLMRGNKSIADFRNLLDKAYWPRIKGLIRDEERKAQEKLREQVSSSESSEASQQQYITIRQQVQENPMKKPKLVILSRSGSRAITNENLLVKMAKEIGFLVQVLKPDRTTEMAKIYRTLNASDVMIGVHGAAMTHFLFLRPGSVFIQVVPLGTTWAAETYYGEPARKLGLKYIGYQILPRESTLYEKYDKNDPILRDPTSINKKGWEYTKKIYLDSQNVMLDLRRFRKRLHRAYEYTLSKSKLSLQHQPM; from the exons ATGGTCCACTATCACCGCTCCCATCAACCCAGAAAGGCCAACAACACAGACTCCATCATCAAAGACGAAGAGTCACAGAACAACATCACGTTGGATTGTTCATCCTCTGCTTACTACAAGAGAACAAGGCCCAAGTTGTTGTCTTTTCTCTTCCTCATCACCTTCCTCTCTTGCTGCTATGTTTTTGCTCCTCTTTTCCTTGGCCCTTCTTTCCCTCTATCTCTCTTGT ACTCTCCCGCAACTGAAAATGATTTGAAACAAGATGGGGTTGGTGCTAATGATTCTCCATGCTCTTCTGTTTCTACTG GAACTATATGTTGTGATAGAAGTGGTTATCGTTCTGATGTCTGTGTGATGAAAGGTGATATAAGAACACACTCTGCTTCCTCTTCGGTCTTCCTCTACAATTCAAGGAGCAACAACAATGTTTCGAGAAATTTTGAAGAAGAACTCCAACATGAAAAGATCAAGCCGTATACTAGAAAATGGGAGACAAGTGTTATGGACACCATTGATGAATTAAACCTCATCTCGAAGAAAGTGAATTCAGGTAGTGTTGGAGGTTGTGATGTCCAACATGATGTTCCAGCAGTGTTCTTCTCAAATGGGGGCTACACTGGCAATGTTTATCACGAATTCAATGATGGAATCGTACCCTTATACATTACTTCTCAGCATTTCAAGAAGAAGGTTGTGTTTGTGATTCTTGAGTATCATAATTGGTGGATCATGAAGTATGGAGATATCCTTTCTCGCCTATCGGATTTTCCGCCAATCGATTTTCAAGGAGACAATAGAACTCATTGCTTCACAGAAGCAATAGTTGGTCTCAGAATCCATGATGAGCTAACTGTGGATTCTTCATTGATGAGGGGTAACAAGAGCATTGCTGATTTTAGAAACCTTTTGGATAAAGCTTATTGGCCAAGGATCAAGGGGCTGATTCGAGACGAAGAAAGGAAAGCACAAGAGAAATTGAGAGAACAAGTCTCTTCATCTGAATCATCAGAAGCCTCACAACAACAGTATATAACTATTAGGCAACAAGTGCAAGAAAATCCAATGAAGAAGCCTAAGTTGGTTATTCTTTCTAGAAGTGGTTCAAGAGCTATAACTAATGAGAATTTGCTTGTGAAGATGGCAAAGGAAATTGGGTTTTTGGTGCAAGTTTTGAAGCCCGACAGAACAACAGAAATGGCAAAGATTTATAGGACTCTCAATGCAAGTGATGTCATGATTGGTGTTCATGGAGCAGCTATGACACATTTTCTGTTCCTGAGACCTGGTTCTGTGTTTATTCAAGTGGTTCCTCTTGGTACCACATGGGCTGCAGAAACTTATTATGGGGAACCAGCAAGGAAGCTTGGATTGAAATACATTGGCTATCAAATTTTGCCTAGAGAGAGCACTTTGTATgagaaatatgataaaaatgatCCTATTCTGAGAGACCCTACAAGCATTAACAAGAAGGGGTGGGAATACACAAAGAAGATCTATCTTGACAGCCAAAATGTCATGTTAGACCTCAGAAGATTCAGAAAAAGGTTGCATCGAGCGTATGAGTATACACTCTCCAAATCAAAACTGAGTCTCCAACATCAACCAATGTGA